A single region of the Moorena sp. SIOASIH genome encodes:
- a CDS encoding secondary thiamine-phosphate synthase enzyme YjbQ, translated as MSTLLVYWCAVMLVKSEIIELKTHEPIAIYNITDYISQLLEVAGVKNGHALVFSRHTTTALAINEYEERLLEDIKVHLDKLAPKDGKYLHNDLHLRIVPPDEPINAHSHLMAMMLNNSEYIPIIDGQLALGTYQSVLFVELDGPRDRTVLIQVSGET; from the coding sequence TTGTCAACGTTATTAGTTTATTGGTGTGCAGTCATGCTGGTCAAGAGTGAAATAATCGAACTTAAAACCCACGAACCTATAGCCATCTACAATATCACCGATTACATCAGCCAATTACTAGAGGTTGCTGGGGTTAAAAACGGTCATGCTTTAGTTTTTTCCAGACATACAACTACTGCGTTAGCAATTAATGAATACGAAGAACGATTACTCGAAGATATCAAAGTCCATCTAGACAAGCTAGCACCTAAAGATGGTAAATATCTCCATAATGACCTGCACTTAAGGATTGTACCTCCTGATGAACCGATCAATGCCCACTCTCACCTAATGGCAATGATGCTAAACAACAGCGAATATATTCCTATTATTGATGGCCAATTAGCTTTGGGCACCTACCAATCGGTTTTATTCGTTGAATTAGATGGACCTAGAGACAGAACTGTTTTAATTCAAGTATCTGGTGAAACCTAA
- a CDS encoding choice-of-anchor I family protein → MPKIIQATINSTLLLGILTSPAAAFSLDIKPISTFSTGIFDDGAAEISTFDPLSQRLFVTNASSNQVDVLDFVGGNLSLSTTIPLESFGATPTSIASSNGLLAVSVANEVQTDPGTVAFFDTNGNFKTSVRVGALPDAITFTPDGRKLLVANEGEPAFSETLGQIVDPKGSVSIIDLLDRKHPTVRTADFSSFSKQDLENQGVQLFVDAFEQVEASSQDEFGIEDLFESPITPDRDLEPENITVSDDGKTAWVALQENNAIGFLNLETNEFTNVVGLGVKDHSEPNNGLDTSDRDDAINIQNRPVFGLFQPDQLDVYTVDGITYLVTANEGDFLRIEGDLDGEEVRFFQEDERIDDLVLDPTAFPDAIALQEDDVLGRLQVSTINGDPDGDGDFDELFAFGARSFSIWKVTEDGLVLVFDSGDAFEQITADLFPDFFNAEAEENNFDTRSDNRGPEAQGIRVVELFGRTFAFIGFEQIGGFIVYDVTDPENAFFVNYINNRDFLGDPEAGTAGDLGPEGLLFISAEDSPNDTPMLVVNNEVSGTTTVYSIEQVPEPSSLLGLFNVIALGCIAWKGKLSTTPKETSL, encoded by the coding sequence ATGCCCAAAATCATACAAGCAACCATTAACTCAACATTGCTGTTGGGTATACTAACATCACCTGCCGCCGCCTTCTCCCTAGACATTAAGCCGATTTCTACCTTTTCCACAGGAATCTTCGATGATGGAGCGGCGGAGATATCGACTTTCGATCCACTCAGCCAAAGGTTATTCGTTACCAATGCTAGCAGCAATCAAGTCGATGTCCTGGACTTTGTCGGAGGCAACCTCTCGTTATCCACCACCATCCCCCTGGAATCGTTTGGGGCAACACCAACCAGTATTGCCTCTAGCAATGGCTTACTAGCGGTTTCCGTAGCCAATGAAGTGCAAACTGATCCAGGAACAGTGGCTTTCTTTGACACCAACGGTAACTTCAAAACATCGGTCAGGGTTGGTGCCTTGCCTGACGCGATAACCTTTACCCCAGATGGCAGGAAGTTACTGGTTGCCAATGAAGGAGAGCCAGCCTTCTCAGAGACTTTAGGTCAGATCGTTGATCCAAAGGGGTCGGTTAGTATTATCGACCTTCTTGACCGGAAGCATCCTACTGTCAGGACTGCAGACTTTAGTTCGTTCTCAAAACAGGATCTGGAAAACCAGGGAGTTCAGCTGTTTGTTGATGCATTCGAACAAGTTGAGGCTTCATCCCAGGACGAATTCGGCATTGAGGATTTATTCGAGTCCCCGATTACCCCTGATCGGGATCTCGAACCGGAAAACATCACTGTCTCAGACGATGGTAAAACTGCCTGGGTAGCACTCCAGGAAAACAATGCCATTGGTTTTCTCAACCTAGAAACTAATGAGTTCACCAACGTTGTGGGTCTCGGTGTCAAAGATCACAGTGAGCCTAATAATGGTTTAGATACTAGCGATAGAGATGATGCTATCAATATCCAAAACAGGCCAGTGTTTGGGTTATTCCAGCCAGACCAACTTGATGTCTATACTGTTGACGGCATAACTTACTTAGTGACTGCTAACGAAGGCGATTTCCTCCGGATTGAGGGTGACTTAGACGGTGAAGAAGTAAGGTTTTTCCAGGAAGATGAACGGATAGATGACTTAGTCTTAGACCCAACTGCCTTCCCTGATGCGATCGCTTTACAAGAAGATGATGTTCTAGGACGTTTGCAAGTTTCAACGATCAATGGTGACCCTGATGGAGACGGTGACTTTGACGAACTGTTTGCCTTTGGAGCACGCTCCTTCTCAATTTGGAAGGTAACAGAGGATGGCTTAGTGCTAGTTTTTGACAGTGGCGATGCTTTTGAACAAATAACTGCTGACCTATTTCCGGATTTCTTCAACGCTGAAGCTGAGGAAAACAACTTTGATACGCGCAGCGACAATAGAGGTCCGGAAGCCCAGGGCATAAGAGTGGTTGAGTTATTCGGTCGCACCTTTGCCTTCATCGGTTTTGAGCAAATTGGTGGCTTCATAGTCTATGACGTTACCGATCCTGAAAATGCATTTTTTGTCAATTACATCAACAACCGCGACTTCCTAGGGGATCCTGAGGCTGGTACAGCAGGGGATCTTGGTCCTGAAGGATTGCTGTTCATATCAGCAGAGGATAGTCCCAACGACACACCGATGCTAGTTGTTAACAATGAGGTCAGTGGCACAACTACTGTCTACTCAATCGAACAAGTACCAGAACCAAGTTCTCTATTGGGTCTGTTTAACGTTATTGCTTTAGGGTGTATCGCTTGGAAGGGAAAGCTTTCAACAACACCTAAAGAAACTAGCCTTTAA
- a CDS encoding cyclase family protein, with protein sequence MLRKALLVLTMIVIVGLANPSTAQTADYPSLWDKLAELKSHEFVDLTHTFHPQIPHWPGFDPEKRTTTYYYDEMIGTKGSGFLVQRYNLPGQWGTHVDPPAHFVRGKRFQDEIPVTEMVLPLVVIDVSDKVTQNPDYQITLEDVQAWEQKYGLVPEGAFVAMRTDWSKAWPSMTKMRNADANGIAHYPGWSAEVLKYLYEERYITASGHEPTDTDPGISTSQGDYSLENYILSQDKYQIELLTNLDQVPEYGAIAIVTFPKPLKGSGFPARVFAIIP encoded by the coding sequence ATGTTGCGTAAAGCTTTGTTGGTCTTAACCATGATTGTCATAGTCGGTTTGGCAAACCCGAGCACTGCCCAAACCGCTGACTACCCCAGTCTTTGGGATAAATTAGCAGAACTAAAGTCCCATGAGTTTGTGGATTTAACCCATACCTTTCATCCCCAGATTCCCCATTGGCCAGGCTTTGATCCTGAAAAACGCACCACAACCTACTACTACGATGAGATGATTGGCACCAAGGGTTCTGGATTTTTGGTACAGCGCTATAATCTTCCTGGTCAGTGGGGTACCCACGTTGATCCGCCAGCTCATTTCGTCAGGGGTAAACGGTTTCAGGATGAAATCCCGGTCACTGAAATGGTGCTACCCCTGGTGGTAATCGATGTCAGCGACAAGGTGACTCAAAACCCCGACTATCAAATTACCCTGGAAGATGTACAAGCTTGGGAACAGAAATACGGTTTGGTGCCAGAAGGGGCATTTGTAGCAATGCGTACGGATTGGTCTAAGGCTTGGCCTAGTATGACCAAAATGCGTAATGCTGACGCTAATGGTATTGCCCATTATCCTGGCTGGAGTGCTGAAGTACTGAAATATCTTTACGAAGAACGCTACATTACTGCTTCCGGTCATGAACCAACTGATACTGACCCTGGAATTTCCACTAGCCAAGGGGACTATTCCCTAGAAAATTATATTCTCAGCCAAGACAAGTATCAGATCGAGTTGCTGACTAACTTGGATCAGGTGCCGGAGTATGGTGCGATCGCAATAGTAACGTTTCCTAAACCCCTGAAAGGTTCTGGTTTCCCAGCAAGGGTGTTCGCAATTATTCCGTAG